In Deferribacter desulfuricans SSM1, the following are encoded in one genomic region:
- the sucC gene encoding ADP-forming succinate--CoA ligase subunit beta, translating into MNIHEHQAKEIFRKYGVPTPRGFVAFKPENAVKAAQQLGGDLDVWVVKAQIHAGGRGKAGGVKLARSTEEVGLIAKQMLGSKLVTHQTGPEGKVVHRIYIEEGVNIEKEFYLGMVLDRSLEMPVMMASSEGGVEIEEVAARSPEKIIKVAINPTIGFQGFHGRKLAFGLGLPRELVNKFISFAQAIYNVYMDYDANLIEINPLVLTKEGKFIALDAKMSFDDNALYRQPEILAMRDLTEEEPTEIEAAKYGLSYVKLDGNVGCMVNGAGLAMATMDIIKHEGGRPANFLDVGGGASAETVAKGFEIILRDPNVKSIFVNIFGGIVRCDRVANGIIEATKATQVNVPVVVRLDGTNAEEAAEILNNSGIKQLIAATDLKDGARKAVEAAERGLA; encoded by the coding sequence ACCAGAAAACGCTGTTAAAGCTGCTCAACAGCTTGGCGGCGACTTAGATGTATGGGTAGTTAAAGCGCAGATTCATGCTGGTGGTAGAGGTAAGGCAGGTGGTGTAAAACTTGCAAGATCTACCGAAGAAGTTGGTCTGATTGCTAAGCAGATGCTGGGTAGCAAACTTGTAACCCATCAGACAGGCCCAGAAGGTAAAGTTGTTCACAGAATCTATATTGAAGAAGGTGTAAATATTGAAAAAGAGTTCTATTTAGGGATGGTATTAGATAGGTCTTTGGAAATGCCTGTTATGATGGCTTCCTCTGAAGGTGGTGTTGAAATTGAAGAGGTAGCAGCAAGAAGTCCAGAAAAAATTATAAAAGTTGCTATAAATCCAACAATTGGGTTCCAAGGTTTTCATGGTAGGAAACTTGCTTTTGGACTTGGTTTACCAAGAGAATTGGTAAATAAATTCATTAGCTTTGCTCAGGCGATATACAACGTATATATGGATTATGATGCAAACTTGATAGAGATAAACCCACTTGTATTGACAAAAGAGGGTAAATTCATAGCTCTTGATGCTAAAATGAGTTTTGATGATAATGCTCTTTATAGACAGCCTGAAATATTGGCAATGAGAGACTTGACAGAGGAAGAACCAACAGAAATTGAAGCCGCTAAGTATGGACTTAGTTATGTAAAATTGGATGGTAATGTTGGATGTATGGTAAACGGTGCTGGTCTTGCTATGGCTACAATGGATATTATTAAACATGAAGGTGGAAGACCTGCAAACTTTTTAGATGTTGGTGGTGGAGCAAGCGCTGAAACTGTTGCTAAAGGGTTTGAGATTATATTGAGAGATCCAAATGTAAAATCAATCTTTGTAAATATATTTGGTGGTATTGTTCGCTGTGATAGAGTTGCAAACGGTATAATCGAAGCAACAAAAGCTACCCAGGTAAATGTACCTGTTGTTGTAAGATTAGATGGTACAAATGCTGAAGAAGCAGCAGAAATATTAAATAATTCTGGTATTAAACAGCTTATAGCTGCAACAGACTTAAAAGATGGTGCAAGAAAAGCTGTTGAGGCAGCAGAAAGGGGGTTGGCATGA
- the sucD gene encoding succinate--CoA ligase subunit alpha: MSILVNKDTKVIVQGITGREGSFHAEQCMAYGTKIVGGVTPGKGGTEHLGVPVFNTVEEAVKTTGATVSLVFVPPAFVADAIMEAADAGIELIVAITEGTPVKDMMYAKEYLKHRKVKMIGPNCPGIITPEECKIGIMPGFIFKKGPVGLISKSGTLTYEASNQIVKQGLGISTAVGIGGDPIIGLSYKELLQMFEEDPETKAIVMIGEIGGDLEIQAAEYIKENISKPVVAFIAGQTAPKGKRMGHAGAIVSGSKGTAKEKMDALSAAGVHVVVSPAEIGETVAKVLSN, encoded by the coding sequence ATGAGCATATTAGTAAATAAAGATACAAAAGTTATAGTTCAGGGGATTACTGGTAGAGAGGGTTCTTTCCACGCTGAGCAATGTATGGCATATGGTACAAAGATAGTAGGTGGTGTTACTCCTGGGAAAGGTGGTACAGAGCATCTTGGAGTACCTGTTTTCAATACAGTAGAAGAAGCTGTAAAAACAACTGGAGCAACTGTATCTTTGGTGTTTGTTCCACCTGCATTTGTTGCAGATGCAATTATGGAAGCAGCTGATGCTGGTATAGAGTTGATAGTTGCAATTACAGAAGGAACACCAGTGAAAGATATGATGTATGCTAAGGAATATCTCAAACATAGAAAAGTTAAAATGATTGGTCCAAACTGTCCAGGTATTATTACCCCTGAAGAGTGTAAGATTGGCATTATGCCAGGTTTTATTTTCAAAAAAGGGCCAGTTGGTCTAATTTCAAAATCAGGTACCCTTACATATGAAGCTAGTAATCAAATTGTTAAGCAGGGATTGGGGATTTCTACCGCTGTTGGTATTGGTGGTGATCCAATCATTGGGTTGAGTTACAAAGAGTTATTGCAAATGTTTGAAGAAGACCCTGAAACAAAAGCGATTGTAATGATTGGTGAAATTGGTGGTGATTTGGAGATTCAAGCAGCTGAATACATAAAAGAGAATATTTCAAAGCCTGTTGTAGCATTTATTGCTGGTCAGACTGCTCCAAAAGGTAAAAGAATGGGTCACGCTGGTGCTATTGTATCTGGTAGTAAGGGTACAGCAAAAGAAAAAATGGATGCATTGAGTGCTGCTGGAGTTCATGTTGTAGTGAGCCCAGCAGAAATAGGTGAAACTGTTGCAAAAGTTTTAAGTAATTAG
- a CDS encoding 4Fe-4S binding protein, which translates to MAKAERIEINTKWCKGCEICVELCPTGCLEMRDFKVAVKDLDKCIACMQCELRCPDFAIVVYKKEE; encoded by the coding sequence ATGGCAAAGGCTGAGAGAATAGAAATCAATACAAAATGGTGTAAAGGTTGTGAAATTTGCGTTGAGCTTTGTCCTACTGGATGCTTAGAAATGAGAGATTTTAAAGTTGCAGTTAAAGATTTGGACAAGTGTATAGCTTGTATGCAATGTGAATTAAGATGTCCTGATTTTGCAATCGTTGTATATAAGAAAGAAGAATAA
- a CDS encoding 2-oxoacid:acceptor oxidoreductase subunit alpha has translation MAKNVQFMMGNHAVAEGALYAGCRFYGGYPITPSTEIAERMAERLPQVGGRFIQMEDEIAAMASVIGASLAGAKALTATSGPGFSLKQENLGFASLCEIPVVIVDVMRGGPSTGMPTGPSQSDIMQAKWGTHGDHPIIAVTPASVQEQFNETVRAFNLAEKYRCPVVVLTDAIIGQMMESLVIPEPGELEVIDRIKDPGVPPEEYLPYDMEKDINPMPPFGAGYRWHVTGLHHDETGFPTNDPVLHTKNTVRIIEKINKNYDDIVKVEEFYTDDADILVFAIGVNARSAKAAVLEAREKGIKAGLLRPLTIWPFPDKHLDKIISANNIKGIVVPEMNLGQMTLEVERVAKGRCEVEGLYSLMLDPILPSEILEKIRRFA, from the coding sequence GTGGCTAAAAATGTTCAATTTATGATGGGTAATCATGCTGTAGCTGAAGGTGCTTTATATGCTGGTTGCCGTTTTTATGGTGGATACCCAATTACACCTTCAACAGAGATAGCTGAAAGGATGGCTGAAAGATTGCCACAAGTAGGTGGTAGATTTATACAAATGGAAGATGAAATCGCTGCTATGGCATCAGTAATTGGTGCATCACTTGCTGGTGCTAAAGCTTTAACTGCTACAAGTGGTCCTGGTTTTTCACTAAAGCAAGAAAACTTAGGTTTTGCAAGTTTATGTGAAATACCAGTTGTTATTGTAGATGTTATGAGAGGTGGTCCTTCTACTGGTATGCCTACAGGTCCTAGCCAGTCTGACATTATGCAAGCTAAATGGGGAACACATGGTGATCATCCAATTATAGCTGTTACACCAGCTTCTGTTCAAGAACAGTTTAATGAAACAGTTAGAGCTTTTAATTTGGCAGAAAAATATAGATGTCCAGTTGTGGTATTGACTGACGCTATTATTGGCCAAATGATGGAATCTCTTGTGATTCCTGAGCCAGGTGAATTGGAAGTAATAGATAGAATTAAAGATCCAGGTGTTCCACCTGAAGAGTATTTACCATATGATATGGAAAAAGATATTAATCCAATGCCACCTTTTGGTGCTGGATACAGATGGCATGTAACTGGTTTACATCATGATGAAACAGGATTCCCTACAAATGACCCTGTTCTTCATACAAAAAATACTGTTAGAATTATTGAGAAAATTAATAAAAATTATGATGATATTGTAAAAGTTGAAGAATTTTATACTGATGATGCTGATATACTTGTTTTTGCAATTGGTGTTAATGCAAGATCAGCTAAGGCAGCTGTTTTAGAAGCAAGAGAAAAAGGTATAAAAGCTGGTTTGCTTAGACCACTTACTATTTGGCCTTTCCCTGATAAGCACTTAGATAAAATTATTTCTGCTAACAATATTAAAGGGATTGTTGTTCCAGAAATGAACCTTGGTCAGATGACTCTTGAGGTTGAAAGAGTTGCTAAAGGTCGTTGCGAAGTAGAGGGCTTGTATAGTTTAATGCTTGATCCAATATTGCCTTCTGAGATCTTAGAGAAAATTAGGAGGTTTGCTTAA
- a CDS encoding 2-oxoacid:ferredoxin oxidoreductase subunit beta, with translation MAYDYSRYLRNEKLPHIWCPGCTYGIVLKSFIRAIDGLGWDKNDIVVASGIGCCSRLPGYVDFNTLHTTHGRSIAFATGVKIANPDLKVIALGGDGDMTAIGGNHFIHACRRNIDITVLVFNNNIYGMTGAQYSPTTPKGAWATTAPYGMPENNFDVVNLAIGAGATFVARTTAYHTTHCEKMIKEALQHKGLSVVEIINACPTGFGRKNKFKTPTSMLLWMKDKAVQKAKADRMSSEELADKFVIGVLHKEEKPEFIESYDSTVGLKKGE, from the coding sequence ATGGCTTACGATTACAGTAGATACTTAAGAAATGAAAAACTTCCTCATATATGGTGTCCTGGCTGTACTTATGGTATAGTTTTAAAGTCTTTTATCAGGGCAATTGATGGTTTAGGCTGGGATAAAAATGATATAGTTGTAGCATCTGGTATTGGATGCTGTAGTAGGTTACCAGGTTACGTAGATTTTAACACATTACATACCACTCATGGTAGGTCTATTGCTTTTGCAACAGGTGTTAAAATCGCTAATCCTGATTTGAAAGTTATTGCACTTGGTGGCGATGGTGACATGACTGCTATCGGTGGTAACCATTTTATCCATGCTTGCCGTAGAAATATTGATATTACTGTTTTGGTATTTAACAACAATATTTATGGTATGACAGGTGCTCAGTATTCTCCTACAACTCCTAAGGGTGCTTGGGCCACAACAGCTCCTTATGGAATGCCAGAAAACAATTTTGATGTGGTTAATCTTGCAATTGGAGCTGGTGCTACTTTTGTTGCAAGGACAACAGCTTATCATACAACTCATTGTGAAAAAATGATTAAAGAAGCTTTACAACATAAGGGTTTGAGTGTAGTAGAAATAATTAATGCTTGTCCAACTGGTTTTGGTAGAAAGAACAAGTTTAAAACTCCTACTTCTATGCTTTTGTGGATGAAAGACAAAGCTGTTCAAAAGGCAAAAGCTGATAGAATGAGTTCAGAAGAGTTGGCTGATAAATTTGTAATTGGTGTGTTACACAAAGAGGAAAAACCTGAATTTATAGAATCATATGATTCTACTGTTGGATTAAAAAAAGGAGAGTAA
- a CDS encoding 2-oxoacid:acceptor oxidoreductase family protein yields the protein MARIDVRLSGSGGQGMITSGAILGIAAVYDGKNAVQTKSYGPEARGGAARSEVVISDEEITYVKVIDADILVALTQEAADKFSDAVKDGGIVIVDSLMVKNPPSGNFKLYSLPIIKTAAEKVGKSLVANIVTLGVLNEIAKIVSFESLEKAVLSKVPKGTEELNKNALAAGREIAKEVL from the coding sequence ATGGCAAGGATAGATGTTAGATTAAGCGGATCTGGTGGACAGGGTATGATTACTTCTGGTGCAATCCTTGGGATTGCAGCAGTTTACGATGGTAAAAATGCTGTGCAAACAAAGTCTTATGGTCCAGAGGCAAGAGGTGGTGCAGCAAGATCTGAAGTAGTTATAAGTGATGAGGAAATCACTTATGTAAAAGTTATTGATGCAGATATATTAGTTGCATTGACACAAGAAGCTGCTGATAAGTTTTCAGATGCAGTAAAGGATGGAGGAATTGTTATCGTTGATAGTTTGATGGTAAAGAATCCACCAAGTGGTAATTTTAAACTTTACTCATTACCTATCATTAAAACTGCTGCTGAGAAAGTAGGTAAATCTCTTGTTGCCAACATTGTTACATTAGGCGTTTTAAATGAAATTGCTAAAATAGTATCTTTTGAATCACTAGAAAAAGCAGTATTGAGTAAGGTACCTAAAGGTACTGAAGAACTAAACAAAAATGCTCTTGCAGCTGGTAGAGAGATTGCAAAAGAAGTTTTATAA
- a CDS encoding succinate dehydrogenase assembly factor 2 has protein sequence MDIKNTKEYKKCVFLASKRAMLENELLLREFVKDFVPLHYDLETINEFNIFLEKIFDNDLFDIIFGIKPYSFYSDKYPERFLKDIQEFAFEKNRISEIRNKGKNQ, from the coding sequence ATGGATATAAAAAACACAAAAGAATATAAAAAATGTGTGTTTTTAGCCTCAAAAAGAGCGATGCTTGAAAACGAACTTTTATTAAGAGAGTTTGTAAAAGATTTTGTACCATTACATTATGACTTAGAAACAATAAATGAGTTTAATATTTTTTTAGAAAAAATTTTTGATAATGATTTGTTTGATATTATTTTTGGTATTAAACCTTATAGTTTCTATTCTGACAAATATCCTGAAAGGTTTTTAAAAGATATTCAGGAGTTTGCTTTTGAGAAAAATAGAATTTCTGAGATACGCAACAAAGGTAAAAACCAATAA